Within Mucilaginibacter inviolabilis, the genomic segment AAAGCGTATTAATAGGTTGCTGTTCCAGCGTGTGCACCGTATCTTTTTGCAGATTGGTTTTGCGCAGGAAACGGAAATGCAGAAAGCCGATGATGAGGGCTACTATACCTTCCAGCATTACAGTATCGGCCGTACCTATCCATTGTGATACGGAACCTACCAGCAAACCACCAAGCGGCTGCATACCAAAAAAAGCCATGGCATAAAAGCTGATCACCCGGCCACGCATGTCCGGCGCCACCGTAGTTTGTATCAGCGTATTACTGATGGTGATCTGCGACATCATCCCAAAACCGGTAACCGCCGCAAACAGCAAAGCCAGCGGGTAACTGGGCATGTGTGAAAATATCACCAGTCCGGCGCCAAATATCAGCGTGTTAACCGCCAGTATCTTTTTAAGGTTATGACCCGGTTTAAGCGAGGCCAGGTAAATAGCGCCCGAAAATGCTCCCAAACCTATCAGGCTATCCAAAACCCCGAATGTGGATGCTGTGCCTTTAAAAATATCCTTGGCATACACCGGTATCAGCGTACTAAAAGGCAACACCAGTAAACTAATGGCCGCCAGCATAATCAATATAGACTTGATGGATGGCGTATTGCTGATATAAACAAAGCCTTCCTTTAATTCGGAGAAAATATTTTTATCGTGTTTTTTAGATGCTGTTTTGGGTAAGCGCATCATCAGCAATGAGCCTATTACAGCTATAAAGCTGAAGGCATTGGCTCCAAAACATACCGTATCGCCAAACTTTTCCAGCACAAGGCCAGCTATACCCGGACCAATAAGTCTGGATAAATTAACCATCGAAGAATTTAAGGCCAGGGCATTGGGCAGGTCGGCTTTGTTATCCACCATTTCATACACCAGCGATTGCCGGGCAGGTACGTCGAAAGCGTTGATAAAGCCCAGCACCGCGCTCAGCGCAATGATCTCCCACACCACATAATGCCCCCAGAATACCAGCGCGGTAAGCAGCAGCGCCTGTATCATGGATGCGGCCTGGGTGAGCAGCAGCAAACGGTAACGGTTATACCGATCGGCCACTACACCACCCAGAAACGAGAATAAAAACGACGGGAACAAGCTGGCAAACAGCGTAAGTCCCAGCATAAACTCTGAGTGCGTGAGCGAATAAATAACCCAGCTTACCGCGGTTTTCTGCATCCAGGTACCTACTAATGAGATGGATTGACCGCCAAAATACAACCGGTAATTACGGCTCTTAAAGGCATTAAATGTGCTTATATTCATCGATTTATAATGACTCAATTATTGATTTAGTGAATTAGTGATTTTTTTATCTTCAATCAAAATCAACTAATTTGGTTAGGGGGCCTATAGCCTGTTTAAGTAATACTTTTTCCTCCGCGGTACAAGTGGCATCCAATGCTTTGTTCAACCATTCGTTGCGCTCGTTACGGATCTGGTAAAGCAGCGTACGACCCAGATCAGACAGCGTGATAATAGCCTTGCGCTTATCCGTTTCAGAAATACGCCTTTTGATCAGATCCATCTGTTGTAGCTTGCTCAGTATTTGCGACATGCTTTGCGTAGTGATCTTTTCCATCGCGGCCAGTTCATTGGGCAGCAATTCCTGGTGCTTATCCAAAAGGGCGATGATGGAACGCTCGGTAAGCGACAGTTTATCGGCTGAGGATGATTGCTTCCGCAATTTCTTAATCAGCCGTGTTACTACGGTACGCAGCTCAGAAGCCAGCAGGGTATCTTTTTGCTTTGTCATAATTTATTAAGTAAACTTATAAGTTTACCTTACAAAGGTAATTATTGTTTTATCTGCTTAAAGTCATAAAGAAAAAGGAGGGTCGTTATCAAGAATTGGGGGTCTCCATAAAATTTCGTATATTGTATAAATCATAGCCCGATGCTCTTTTACCCAGAGCACCGGGCTGTTTTGTTAAGGATAAAACCAGGCTAAAAACCGACCACTTTCCGTGTATTAAATTAATAATCAATCATTTAATACTTTTTAAAGTTTTCAAAACATATCAAAATCAAGCTAAAATTTGTTAAAAAGTGTTAAAACGAGGTTTTTTTGAACAGTTTTAGGCGCTTTTTGCCCCGTTTTTGAGCAGAAAAATGTTAAAATTTAAGGTTTAAAAAGTTTTTGAGCAGGGTCGCGGTCCTGTCATCAGAAAAATCAAGGTCATCAAAAATTACTTCGGTGTTAAATATTTGTCGACACAAAACCACATTTTTGTAGTGCGTAAACTATGGAGCCCAAACACGACATAACCACCCTGGATGATATCAAACTACTGGTAGATACTTTTTATACCCAGGTAGCAACCGATGCCCTGCTGGCCCCCATATTTACCGAACGCCTGGGTGAGCACTGGCTACCGCACCTCCAAAAAATGTATACCTTTTGGCAAACCGTGTTACTGGAGCAGTATACCTACAACGGAGCCCCTTTTCCGCCCCATGCCAACTTACCGGTGGCCGAGCAGCACTTTGATGCCTGGCTTAACCTGTTCTCGGTCACGGTAGATAGTTTATTTCTGGGCCCAAAAGCCGATGAAGCTAAATGGCGCGCGGGTAAAATGGCCCAGATGTTCCAGCTCAAAATAGCGCACTTCAAAAACAACCCGCGGAATATATTATAGCGGAATTACCTGCGTATAAGGGCATTTTTTGTAAATTTGCATCGTGCCGCCTATCGAAAAAAAAGTTACTGAAATCCCAAATCCCTTCGTCCCGGTGAAAAAGAAAGCTCCCGCTAAAAGGAAAACCGTGACCCAAAAGAAAAAGGAGCAAAAAAACACCATATACTGGCGAATAGCCATAGCCGGACTATTACTTATACTGCTTTCGCCATTTTACTATGGGTATGTTTTACGGAGTTTCAGCGCTACCTGGCGTTGGGTACTGGATATTGGGCAGGATACCCGGTATCGTACCTATAAAAGCTTTAATGTGCGTATCCCGGCAGGTTTTACCGTTCATGGTATCGACGTATCTTCGTACCAGGGCAAAATAAACTGGCAAAAGGTAAAAGCCATGAATGATGATGATGTGCACATCACTTTTGCCTTTATCAAGGCTACAGAGGGCGTTTTAAGCGTCGACCCCTACTTTCAGCGTAACTGGCGCGAAGCACCTAAAGCCGGGATCATCTGCGGGGCTTATCATTATTTTCTGCCGCAAAAAAGTGGCATATGGCAAGCAAGGTTCTTCCTGCAGACTGTAAAAATAGAAAAAGGCGATCTGCCTATGGTGGTTGACGTAGAACAGCTTTACAGAACACCGCCGGCCAAAATGCGCGAACAACTGATGTCCTTTATTAATCACATTGAGAATAAAACAGGCGTAAAACCTATTATTTATACCAACATCAGCTTTTACCAGGATTACCTGCAAGGCTACTTTGATGATTATACGCTTTGGATAGCGCATTATTACCAGCCGGTGCTAAACATCAGCAACAAAACCAACTGGCAGTTTTGGCAACACTCTGATAAAGCACGTATTAACGGCATCAACCAAAAAGTTGATTTTAATATATTCAGGGGTGATAGCCTAGCCTTCCGGAAATTACTCATTAGTCAATGATTTTTTGTAACGGGGAAGCAACTGCAAACGTCAATAAAATAAAACCTATGAAAACACCGGCATACCGTTTCCTGATAGCTGCAGCTTTTTTAATATCCAGCATAATTTCAGCTCAAAACGTACAGGCTCAGGCCACCCAAAAACATGTTGACCAAAAGCTGTACAACACCATTTTACATATGGACAGCGTTTGCTTTGATGCTTATAATAACCACGATATACAAACGCTAAAAAAAGTATTTTCTGAAAATTTAGAGTTTTACCATGACCTGGGCGGTCTCACCAACTATGAACAAAACATACAGGCGTTTGAAAGGATTTTCGTTCAAAATAAAGTCTCAGGTATGAAAAGGGAGCTGGTAAAAGGCAGCCTGGAAGTTTATCCTATTAAAGATTATGGCGCTATTGAAGTTGGCGTACACCGCTTCACACATGTGGAAAATGGCCAACAGGTGGTTGGTCTGATGAAGTTTTTACATGTATGGCAATTCAAAAACAATGAATGGAAAATTACCCGGATAATCAGCTATGATCATTGATATGAACTAACGACTACACAATTCCTTATTACGCCTTATCTTTATAACTAAATAACCTTGTATATGAAGAAGTTCCTGCTGATCCTCATCATTTCAAACGTATCATCTGCCTGCGTGTGCTATGCACAACATACAGGCACGTCGCACACTCAGCTTAAAAAAGCCACCTGGCTATTAGGCGACTGGCAAAACAAAACACCAAGGGGCATAACTGTGGAGAGTTGGAAAAAACTGAACGACTCCACCTACCTGGCTAAAAGTTACCAATTAAGGGGACTGGATACTGTCTCTTCTGAACATGTGCGGCTGGAAGAGCATCATGGTAATCTTTATTATATCC encodes:
- a CDS encoding nuclear transport factor 2 family protein, with protein sequence MKTPAYRFLIAAAFLISSIISAQNVQAQATQKHVDQKLYNTILHMDSVCFDAYNNHDIQTLKKVFSENLEFYHDLGGLTNYEQNIQAFERIFVQNKVSGMKRELVKGSLEVYPIKDYGAIEVGVHRFTHVENGQQVVGLMKFLHVWQFKNNEWKITRIISYDH
- a CDS encoding MarR family winged helix-turn-helix transcriptional regulator, whose protein sequence is MTKQKDTLLASELRTVVTRLIKKLRKQSSSADKLSLTERSIIALLDKHQELLPNELAAMEKITTQSMSQILSKLQQMDLIKRRISETDKRKAIITLSDLGRTLLYQIRNERNEWLNKALDATCTAEEKVLLKQAIGPLTKLVDFD
- a CDS encoding MFS transporter gives rise to the protein MNISTFNAFKSRNYRLYFGGQSISLVGTWMQKTAVSWVIYSLTHSEFMLGLTLFASLFPSFLFSFLGGVVADRYNRYRLLLLTQAASMIQALLLTALVFWGHYVVWEIIALSAVLGFINAFDVPARQSLVYEMVDNKADLPNALALNSSMVNLSRLIGPGIAGLVLEKFGDTVCFGANAFSFIAVIGSLLMMRLPKTASKKHDKNIFSELKEGFVYISNTPSIKSILIMLAAISLLVLPFSTLIPVYAKDIFKGTASTFGVLDSLIGLGAFSGAIYLASLKPGHNLKKILAVNTLIFGAGLVIFSHMPSYPLALLFAAVTGFGMMSQITISNTLIQTTVAPDMRGRVISFYAMAFFGMQPLGGLLVGSVSQWIGTADTVMLEGIVALIIGFLHFRFLRKTNLQKDTVHTLEQQPINTLS
- a CDS encoding glycoside hydrolase family 25 protein; this translates as MKKKAPAKRKTVTQKKKEQKNTIYWRIAIAGLLLILLSPFYYGYVLRSFSATWRWVLDIGQDTRYRTYKSFNVRIPAGFTVHGIDVSSYQGKINWQKVKAMNDDDVHITFAFIKATEGVLSVDPYFQRNWREAPKAGIICGAYHYFLPQKSGIWQARFFLQTVKIEKGDLPMVVDVEQLYRTPPAKMREQLMSFINHIENKTGVKPIIYTNISFYQDYLQGYFDDYTLWIAHYYQPVLNISNKTNWQFWQHSDKARINGINQKVDFNIFRGDSLAFRKLLISQ
- a CDS encoding group III truncated hemoglobin — protein: MEPKHDITTLDDIKLLVDTFYTQVATDALLAPIFTERLGEHWLPHLQKMYTFWQTVLLEQYTYNGAPFPPHANLPVAEQHFDAWLNLFSVTVDSLFLGPKADEAKWRAGKMAQMFQLKIAHFKNNPRNIL
- a CDS encoding DUF6265 family protein: MKKFLLILIISNVSSACVCYAQHTGTSHTQLKKATWLLGDWQNKTPRGITVESWKKLNDSTYLAKSYQLRGLDTVSSEHVRLEEHHGNLYYIPTVKNQNDGKPVIFKMTASSADSFIFENPEHDFPQKITYNRIGKDSVAAEISGTYKGKQRAIKFPMGRVK